In a single window of the Nicotiana tomentosiformis chromosome 8, ASM39032v3, whole genome shotgun sequence genome:
- the LOC138897805 gene encoding uncharacterized protein — MVPAPVAPLPAQLARGRGQESRYGGQAVRGGGQAIRGGSHPARGRPRDVVQRGSTYSYVSSCFASYLVVPRDSLSAPMYVSMAMGDSIVVDRVYRSCVITIGRLETRVFKPYLDSFVIVFIDNIFIYSHCREEHKQHLRIVLQTLRDSQLYSKFSKCEFWLDSIPLLGYIVLAEGMEVDPKKIEVVQNWPRPTLATEIQSFLGLAGYYRRFVDGFSSIVAPLTKLTQKGAPFRWSVEYELSFQKLKTVLTTTLVLPTGSGSYTVYCDASPFRPGAILMHDGRVIAYTSRQLKVHEKNYPVHDLELAAIVHALKIWRNYLYGMSKANVVADAMSRKAVSIGSLAYIPVGEKSLAADVQDLANQFVRLDVSEPSRALACTTARFFLYERIKECQYDDPHLLVLKDTVRHSGAKQVEQVNTFHSSGSYLFFIAARCDLHSRDSPSSRCACVYHFRSRGSWDQFLPLSEFAYNNSYRSSIRMALYEALYGRRYRSLVGWFEPGEARLLGTNLVQDALDTVKIIQDRLHTIQSRQQNYADRRVRDVAFMVGERAEDYELLDIINDGSLSTLKKNAEEYKAAPLPSKYGTYCKWTMKEKLK, encoded by the exons atggttccggcaccagttgctccactgcccgctcagctagctagaggcaggggtcaggaatCCAGATATGGAGGTcaagccgttagaggtggaggtcaggccattagaggtggaagccatccagctagaggccgtcccagagatgtgGTTCAGAGAG gatctacttattcctacgtgtcatcctgctttgcttcatatctggttgtgcctcgtgattctttgagtgctcctatgtatgtaTCCATGgctatgggagattctattgttgttgatcgcgtctatcgctcgtgtgtgattactattgggaggcttgagactaga gtgttcaagccctacttggattcttttgtgattgtattcattgataatatATTCATCTACTCCCATTGTCGAGAGGAGCAtaagcaacatcttcggattgtacttcaaactttgagagatagccagttatattccaagttttcaaagtgtgagttttggttggactcaatTCCCTTGTTGGGGTATATTGTATTGGCAGAGGGCATggaggtagatcctaagaagattgaggtagttcagaactggcctagacctactttagctacagagatccagagttttctgggtttggcgggttattatcgccggttcgtggatgGGTTTTCATCCATTGTAgccccattgactaaattgacccagaagggtgccccattcagatggtcagttGAGTATGagctgagctttcagaagctcaagactgttttgactacaacgctagtgttgCCCACCggttcaggatcctacacggtgtattgtgatgcctctccTTTTAGGCCCGGTGCAATATTGATGCatgatggcagggtgattgcatacacatcacgacagttgaaggttcacgagaagaattaccctgttcatgacttagagttggcagccattgttcatgcgctgaagatttggaggaactatctttacggcatgtc gaaggccaatgtggtggccgatgccatgagtagaaaggctgtgagtataggtagccttgcgtacattccagttggtgagaaaTCGCTTGCAGCagatgttcaggatttggccaatcagttcgtgaggttagatgtttcggagcccagtcgtgCTCTAGCTTGCACAACCGCTCGGTTTTTCTTGTATGAGCGCATAAAagaatgtcagtatgatgatccccatttgcttgtccttaaggacacagtgcgacacagtggtgccaagcag gttgaacaagtcaacacatttcattctagtggcagttacctattcttcatagcaGCTAGATGTGATCTACATTCGCGAGATAGTCCTTCTTCACGGTGTGcttgtgtctatcatttcagatcgag gggttcttgggatcagttcctgCCACTttcagagtttgcctacaataacagctaccgcTCGAGCATTCGTATGGCtctctatgaggcattatatgggaggcggtatcgttcgctagttggatggttcgagccgggggaggctcgtttgttgggtacaaatttggttcaggatgccttggacacggttaagattattcaagatcgacttcacaCCATTCAGTCTAGACAGCAGAATTATGCcgatcgtagagttcgtgatgttgcattcatggttggagagagg